The Epinephelus lanceolatus isolate andai-2023 chromosome 21, ASM4190304v1, whole genome shotgun sequence genome has a segment encoding these proteins:
- the arl3b gene encoding ADP-ribosylation factor-like protein 3: protein MGLLSILRKLKSTPDQEVRILLLGLDNGGKTTLLKQLASEDISHITPTQGFNIKSVQSQGFKLNVWDIGGQRKIRPYWRNYFENTDVLIYVIDSADRKRFEETGQELAELLDEEKLSGVPVLIFANKQDLLTAAPASEIAEGLNLHTIRDRMWQIQSCSALTGEGIQEGMNWVCKSVNSKKK, encoded by the exons ATG GGATTGCTGTCCATCCTGCGCAAGCTAAAGAGCACACCAGACCAGGAGGTGAGGATACTGCTGCTGGGTCTGGACAACGGCGGGAAGACCACCTTGCTCAAACAGCTGGCATCTGAGGACATCAGCCACATCACCCCCACACAG GGATTCAACATCAAGAGCGTCCAGTCTCAGGGTTTTAAACTGAATGTTTGGGACATTGGGGGTCAGAGGAAGATCAGGCCATACTGGAGAAACTATTTTGAAAACACTGACGTGCTG ATTTATGTCATTGACAGCGCTGACAGAAAGAGATTCGAGGAGACGGGACAG gaaCTGGCTGAGTTATTGGATGAAGAGAAGTTGAGCGGCGTTCCGGTGCTGATCTTTGCAAACAAGCAGGACCTGCTGACGGCCGCCCCGGCCTCCGAGATCGCGGAGGGTCTCAATCTGCACACCATCCGGGATCGCATGTGGCAGATCCAGTCTTGCTCCGCCCTCACTGGTGAGGGGATTCAG GAGGGCATGAATTGGGTCTGCAAGAGCGTCAACTCCAAGAAAAAATAG